A DNA window from Chryseobacterium sp. MEBOG06 contains the following coding sequences:
- a CDS encoding efflux RND transporter permease subunit, with amino-acid sequence MNKFIKNIIAFSLKNKAFTFIWVAILAISGFISFKNMPIEAFPDVTNTQIVIITQWNGRSAEEVERFVTTPIELAMSPVQKKTSVRSTTMFGLSIVKILFDDGVDDTFARNQVNNQLRTISLPDEVDPEVQPPYGPTGEIFRYTLESKTKDSRALLTLQNWVIDRALRGVPGVADINVFGGQDKVFELSIDPRALDKYNLTPLQVYDAVTKSNLNVGGDVIEKNGQAYVVRGIGLVKSVADIGNITIQNDSGNPVLVKNVAEVHESSMPRVGQAALNNHDDTVEGIVVMRKGENPREVLIGVKAKIKELNEKILPKDVKMVTFYDRDNLMDFTTHTVMHNLIEGIVLVTVIVLIFMADWRTTLIVSIIIPLSLLFAFLCLKLAGMSANLLSLGAVDFGIIIDGAVVMVEGLFVMLDHKAKRYGMEKFNKLAKGGWIKQTGTGLGKAIFFSKLIIITSLIPIFSFQKVEGKMFSPLAFTLGFALMGALIFTLTLVPVLSHILLNKNVREKNNPFVNFWDRIVLKGFNMTFKHKKTSMIVAISFLVVTLFSGKFLGTEFLPQLNEGSLWITAEMPMSSSLKESLKTADLLKKDIMSFSEVTDVLAQTGRSNDGTDPNGFGFVQFAVNLKPREEWKRKITYDELINEIDKKLRSYQGITFNYSQPISDNVAEAVAGFKAENGIKIYGDNLETLDKLANEVLLKIKDVDGVKDPGIIKNIGQPEVSVVLDRDKMAAYGVMPADAQAVLEMAFGGKTASEMFDGERKFPIRLRYSQEYRTDENDIASLMVPTQDGAKIPLKEISNIVKDNGAAFIYRDNIKRYIGVKFSIRDRDLGGTIADAQKKVETIDLPDGYSVGWTGQFENQQRASHRLAQVVPVSILMIFFLLFILFGNIKDSLLVLANVPFALIGGIIALHVTGINFGISAGVGMIALLGICIQNGVILITEFHQNVKDGMDIDTAILSGVKSRTRPVIMTALMASIGLMPAALSTGIGSESQKPLAIVIIGGLITATILTLLIFPIIFWIFNRTKKSQPI; translated from the coding sequence ATGAATAAATTCATAAAAAATATAATCGCTTTTTCATTAAAAAATAAAGCATTTACTTTTATCTGGGTGGCTATTTTAGCAATCTCCGGGTTTATAAGTTTCAAAAACATGCCTATTGAAGCTTTCCCGGATGTAACCAATACCCAGATTGTAATCATCACCCAGTGGAATGGACGTAGTGCAGAAGAAGTAGAACGTTTTGTCACTACACCTATTGAATTGGCGATGAGCCCGGTTCAGAAGAAAACAAGTGTGAGAAGTACCACTATGTTTGGTCTTTCCATTGTTAAAATTCTGTTTGACGACGGGGTGGACGATACTTTTGCCAGAAATCAGGTCAATAACCAATTAAGAACCATTAGCCTTCCTGATGAGGTAGATCCCGAAGTACAGCCACCCTACGGGCCAACCGGAGAAATTTTCAGATATACACTGGAAAGTAAAACAAAAGACTCCAGAGCACTCCTTACTTTACAAAACTGGGTCATTGACCGTGCCTTAAGAGGTGTACCCGGAGTAGCAGATATCAACGTATTTGGAGGACAGGACAAAGTATTTGAACTTAGTATCGATCCGAGAGCATTGGATAAATATAACCTGACTCCGCTTCAGGTATATGATGCCGTTACAAAGAGTAACCTGAATGTAGGTGGTGATGTCATTGAAAAAAATGGACAGGCTTATGTGGTAAGAGGAATTGGTTTGGTGAAATCTGTGGCAGATATTGGAAATATTACCATTCAAAATGATAGCGGAAACCCGGTACTGGTAAAAAATGTAGCTGAAGTTCACGAAAGCTCTATGCCTAGAGTGGGACAGGCAGCACTAAATAATCATGACGATACCGTAGAAGGAATCGTTGTAATGAGAAAAGGAGAGAATCCGAGAGAGGTTCTTATAGGCGTAAAAGCTAAAATTAAAGAACTGAACGAAAAAATACTCCCTAAAGACGTAAAAATGGTTACTTTCTATGACAGAGATAACCTGATGGACTTTACAACGCATACTGTAATGCATAACCTGATTGAAGGTATTGTACTGGTAACGGTAATCGTTTTAATCTTTATGGCTGATTGGAGAACCACTCTGATTGTTTCCATCATCATTCCTTTATCCCTGCTTTTTGCATTTTTATGTTTAAAACTGGCAGGAATGAGTGCGAACCTGCTTTCATTAGGAGCGGTAGACTTTGGTATTATCATCGATGGGGCCGTCGTCATGGTGGAAGGACTCTTTGTAATGCTGGACCATAAAGCCAAGCGTTATGGGATGGAGAAATTTAATAAACTCGCAAAAGGAGGCTGGATCAAGCAGACCGGAACCGGTTTGGGAAAAGCCATCTTCTTTTCAAAATTAATTATCATCACCTCTCTGATTCCTATTTTCTCATTCCAGAAAGTAGAAGGGAAAATGTTTTCTCCCCTGGCTTTTACCCTGGGATTTGCACTAATGGGAGCGTTGATCTTCACACTGACATTGGTTCCTGTTCTTTCTCATATCCTTTTAAATAAAAATGTAAGAGAAAAAAACAACCCATTTGTGAATTTTTGGGATAGGATCGTGCTGAAAGGCTTTAATATGACATTTAAGCATAAAAAGACGAGTATGATCGTTGCGATCTCTTTCCTTGTAGTTACTTTATTTTCTGGTAAATTCCTGGGAACTGAATTCCTTCCGCAGCTGAATGAAGGTTCTCTTTGGATTACAGCAGAAATGCCGATGAGTTCATCCTTAAAAGAGTCTCTCAAGACAGCAGATCTTTTGAAAAAGGATATTATGAGTTTCTCGGAAGTTACCGATGTTCTTGCACAGACAGGAAGAAGTAATGACGGTACTGACCCGAACGGATTTGGATTCGTACAGTTTGCTGTAAACCTTAAACCCAGAGAAGAATGGAAACGTAAGATCACCTATGATGAACTGATCAATGAAATTGATAAAAAACTGAGAAGTTATCAGGGGATTACTTTCAACTATTCCCAGCCTATTTCTGATAACGTGGCAGAAGCCGTAGCCGGTTTCAAAGCAGAAAACGGGATCAAGATTTATGGCGATAATTTGGAAACTCTTGATAAACTGGCTAATGAAGTCTTATTAAAGATCAAAGATGTAGACGGAGTAAAAGACCCGGGGATCATTAAAAATATTGGGCAGCCGGAAGTAAGTGTAGTACTAGACCGCGATAAAATGGCTGCTTATGGGGTAATGCCGGCAGACGCTCAGGCAGTACTGGAAATGGCTTTCGGAGGGAAAACTGCTTCAGAAATGTTTGATGGTGAAAGAAAATTCCCAATCCGTCTTCGTTATTCCCAGGAATACAGAACCGATGAAAATGACATAGCCTCATTAATGGTTCCGACACAGGATGGTGCCAAAATTCCATTAAAAGAGATCAGTAATATTGTTAAAGACAATGGAGCAGCATTTATATACAGAGACAATATTAAAAGATATATAGGGGTTAAATTCTCAATCCGTGATCGTGATTTGGGAGGCACTATTGCCGATGCACAGAAAAAAGTGGAAACAATTGACCTTCCGGATGGCTATTCTGTAGGATGGACAGGGCAGTTTGAAAACCAGCAGCGTGCTTCACACAGATTGGCGCAGGTAGTCCCTGTGAGTATACTGATGATCTTCTTCCTGTTGTTTATTCTGTTTGGAAACATCAAAGATTCACTGCTCGTCCTTGCCAATGTCCCTTTTGCATTGATTGGGGGAATTATCGCCCTGCATGTTACGGGAATCAACTTTGGTATTTCCGCCGGAGTAGGAATGATTGCCCTTTTGGGGATATGTATTCAGAATGGAGTTATCCTTATTACCGAATTCCATCAGAATGTTAAAGATGGGATGGATATAGATACGGCCATATTAAGTGGAGTGAAATCCAGAACAAGACCCGTTATCATGACTGCGCTTATGGCATCCATTGGGCTTATGCCGGCAGCTTTGTCTACAGGAATTGGTTCAGAATCTCAAAAGCCTTTGGCAATTGTAATTATTGGAGGACTTATAACAGCAACGATACTTACACTGCTTATTTTCCCTATTATTTTCTGGATTTTCAACAGAACCAAAAAATCACAGCCGATTTAA
- the rpsU gene encoding 30S ribosomal protein S21 — protein sequence MLIIPVKDGESIDRALKKYKRKFDKTGTVRQLRSRQAFIKPSVTLRQSKLKAAYKQRALSKEEQA from the coding sequence ATGTTAATAATTCCAGTAAAAGATGGTGAATCCATCGACAGAGCTTTAAAAAAATACAAGAGAAAATTTGATAAAACAGGTACGGTTCGTCAATTAAGATCTAGACAAGCTTTTATTAAGCCTTCTGTAACTTTAAGACAATCTAAACTAAAAGCGGCTTACAAACAAAGAGCGCTTAGTAAGGAAGAACAGGCTTAA
- a CDS encoding TolC family protein produces the protein MNRIAVVCLAVSSFMAAQQQMSLVECEEAFQKNNLQLLAEQYNINMADADILQAKIWELPQLSGQFNAYNPEGKKFFDIGHSKGAGITQLIYMGGKKKNEIAFAKSNKELAQLQFTQLLVDLRSQLRSAYFNLYYEKLKLENTNKQLVYMNDLLSAYRVQSAKGNVSLKDAVRLQSLVIQLNHDKLEINKNILDFEQNLKVLTGISEDIDPQMSETEAKESLAAQPFGSEDELKTKALENNADYRYNLKLIDNSKLYAQWQKSLNVPDLNVGAAWDQAGGTFNNEANLTLGIPLPLWRINQGNVEKANYAIKQNQKNADFQKLTLETKVQSAYKTWRAQYDQLVDIKTTDLQNMELVYNGMLTNFRKGNVNLIEFTDFMDSYRETALQIYDMKNEIMQSAEQLNQLVQTKIFY, from the coding sequence ATGAACAGAATTGCAGTGGTGTGCCTAGCCGTTTCCTCATTCATGGCAGCACAACAGCAAATGTCTCTTGTGGAATGTGAAGAAGCATTTCAGAAGAACAACCTCCAGCTGCTCGCCGAACAATACAACATCAATATGGCTGATGCAGATATTCTGCAGGCTAAAATCTGGGAGTTGCCACAACTGAGCGGGCAGTTCAATGCCTACAATCCTGAAGGTAAAAAGTTTTTTGATATTGGACATTCAAAAGGAGCGGGAATTACTCAGCTTATTTACATGGGAGGCAAGAAGAAAAATGAAATTGCCTTTGCCAAATCCAATAAAGAACTGGCACAGCTTCAGTTCACGCAGCTGCTTGTAGATTTAAGATCACAGCTCCGCTCTGCATACTTCAATCTTTATTATGAGAAACTGAAATTGGAAAATACCAATAAGCAGCTCGTCTATATGAATGATCTTTTAAGTGCTTACCGTGTACAATCCGCGAAAGGAAATGTATCTCTTAAAGACGCGGTGAGATTACAGAGTCTTGTAATTCAGTTAAACCATGATAAACTGGAGATTAATAAAAATATTCTGGACTTTGAACAGAACTTAAAGGTCTTAACAGGTATTTCAGAAGATATAGATCCTCAAATGTCAGAAACCGAAGCTAAGGAATCTTTGGCCGCCCAACCTTTCGGCAGTGAGGATGAACTGAAAACTAAAGCTTTGGAAAACAATGCAGATTACCGATACAATTTAAAGCTGATAGACAATAGTAAGCTGTATGCTCAATGGCAAAAATCATTGAACGTTCCCGACCTGAATGTGGGAGCTGCATGGGATCAGGCAGGCGGTACATTTAATAATGAAGCCAATTTGACCCTGGGTATTCCTCTGCCTTTATGGAGAATCAACCAGGGAAATGTTGAAAAAGCCAACTATGCGATCAAACAAAATCAAAAAAATGCAGACTTTCAAAAGCTAACCCTTGAAACGAAAGTTCAATCTGCTTATAAAACATGGAGAGCACAATATGATCAGCTGGTGGATATCAAAACTACAGATCTGCAAAATATGGAACTGGTTTATAACGGAATGCTGACCAACTTCAGAAAAGGAAATGTCAACCTGATTGAATTTACTGACTTTATGGACAGTTACAGAGAAACCGCTCTTCAGATCTATGATATGAAAAATGAGATCATGCAGTCTGCTGAACAACTTAATCAACTAGTACAAACGAAAATCTTCTATTAA
- a CDS encoding HPF/RaiA family ribosome-associated protein, with translation MKISVQSIGLTPHEPLESHIDKKVSKLETFYDKIHECKVFLKVENNADKANKTAELVLAVPGDDIVVKKTSATFEESLDLCVDTAKKLLIKKKEMA, from the coding sequence ATGAAGATTTCAGTACAATCAATTGGTTTAACTCCACACGAACCACTAGAATCACACATCGACAAAAAAGTTAGCAAACTAGAAACCTTCTATGACAAAATTCACGAGTGTAAAGTGTTTTTGAAAGTAGAAAATAACGCGGATAAAGCTAATAAAACAGCAGAGCTTGTTTTGGCGGTTCCGGGAGACGATATCGTAGTAAAGAAGACTTCTGCAACTTTTGAAGAAAGTTTAGACCTTTGTGTTGATACTGCTAAAAAGCTATTAATCAAGAAAAAAGAAATGGCATAA
- a CDS encoding tyrosine-type recombinase/integrase has protein sequence MLEKFLDYLQFEKRYSPHTVTSYKKDLEDFSHFYLRTESSENLAKADKKIIRNFIVELSENNISKRSINRKLSSLRSFYLFLLKIGEIQVSPTEGISSLKFYAEKQIPMSKEEMEGLNEKIAEGNHDILERCIIEVLYQTGMRKAELCGLIFENVNIDGNELKVIGKGNKQRVIPVSKDLSELLRDYLKIRKPQTEYQSCFFVNKKGKKLNEKFVYLVVNKYLSLVTTKEKKSPHILRHSFATHVLDNGAEISKVKKILGHSSLASTQVYTNANIEQLKKVFNQAHPRASKKEEL, from the coding sequence ATGCTGGAAAAGTTTTTAGACTATCTGCAATTCGAAAAAAGATATTCTCCTCATACTGTTACAAGCTACAAAAAAGACCTTGAAGACTTTTCTCATTTCTATCTCCGAACAGAATCTTCCGAAAATCTGGCGAAAGCAGACAAGAAAATTATCAGAAACTTTATTGTTGAATTAAGTGAAAATAATATTTCTAAGAGAAGTATCAATCGGAAATTATCTTCTCTCCGAAGTTTTTATCTCTTCCTTCTTAAGATAGGCGAAATTCAAGTTTCTCCCACAGAAGGTATTTCTTCCCTGAAATTTTACGCTGAAAAGCAAATCCCCATGTCTAAAGAAGAAATGGAGGGTCTCAATGAAAAGATTGCAGAAGGAAATCATGATATATTGGAAAGATGTATCATTGAAGTACTTTATCAGACAGGAATGAGAAAAGCCGAACTTTGTGGCCTGATATTTGAGAATGTTAATATAGACGGAAATGAATTAAAAGTAATCGGAAAGGGGAACAAACAAAGAGTGATTCCTGTTTCCAAAGACTTGTCTGAACTTCTGCGTGATTATTTAAAAATAAGGAAGCCACAGACAGAATATCAATCCTGTTTTTTTGTGAACAAGAAGGGGAAAAAACTCAATGAAAAATTTGTTTATCTGGTAGTTAATAAGTACCTTAGTCTTGTAACAACGAAAGAAAAGAAAAGTCCTCACATCCTTCGGCATAGCTTTGCTACTCACGTATTGGATAATGGGGCGGAGATCTCCAAAGTGAAAAAAATATTAGGGCATTCCAGTCTTGCCAGTACTCAAGTTTACACGAATGCTAATATTGAACAATTGAAAAAAGTGTTTAATCAAGCTCACCCTCGAGCATCAAAAAAAGAAGAATTATGA
- a CDS encoding efflux RND transporter periplasmic adaptor subunit gives MKTYIIPVLMVLSLMACSKKEAEKTNQAKKGFELSNTMLSSISLAKVEKKNIEDEYSFYGKISADKNSYIDVYPLVGGNVMSVNVELGDYVKKGQVLATIRSTELAEIQKDVSDAKTDLVVAKNNLRVSKELYEGKLNTERDVLEAKSQLQKAEDQLQRATAVSTVYNVNRGNIYSVVAPINGYIVQKSINKDMQLRSDRSDNIFDVANMTNVWAIMNVNESDIDKISLGMKAQVSTLSYPDKFFDGKIDKIFKIIDPQTNAMQARVVLDNANGLLIPDSKATIKVSSSESSTMLTVPSKSVIFDDNKSFVIIFKSRTDVKIREIKVLKQVGDVTYIADGLKEGEEVITNNQLLIYRSLNS, from the coding sequence ATGAAAACATATATTATTCCCGTATTGATGGTCTTATCTTTAATGGCCTGTTCAAAAAAAGAGGCAGAAAAAACCAATCAGGCCAAAAAAGGCTTTGAACTGAGCAATACGATGCTGAGTTCTATTTCTCTGGCAAAAGTTGAAAAAAAGAATATAGAAGATGAATACAGCTTTTACGGAAAAATTTCTGCTGATAAAAATAGTTATATTGACGTTTACCCACTTGTTGGAGGAAATGTGATGAGTGTAAATGTGGAGCTTGGTGATTATGTGAAAAAAGGACAGGTGCTGGCTACCATCAGAAGTACAGAACTGGCAGAAATCCAAAAAGATGTGAGTGATGCAAAAACAGATTTGGTAGTAGCCAAGAATAACCTTCGTGTTTCTAAAGAACTATATGAAGGAAAGCTGAATACAGAAAGAGATGTTCTGGAAGCAAAAAGTCAGCTTCAGAAAGCAGAAGATCAATTGCAGAGAGCTACAGCAGTAAGTACCGTTTATAACGTGAATAGAGGAAATATTTACAGTGTTGTTGCGCCTATTAATGGTTATATCGTTCAGAAAAGCATCAACAAAGATATGCAGCTGAGAAGCGACAGAAGTGATAATATCTTTGACGTTGCCAATATGACCAATGTTTGGGCAATCATGAACGTTAATGAATCAGATATTGACAAGATCAGCCTTGGAATGAAAGCTCAGGTTTCGACTCTTTCTTATCCGGATAAATTTTTTGACGGGAAAATTGATAAAATATTTAAAATCATTGATCCTCAGACTAACGCAATGCAGGCTAGAGTAGTCCTTGATAATGCCAACGGATTATTGATCCCGGATAGTAAAGCAACCATAAAAGTTTCAAGTTCAGAAAGTAGCACGATGCTGACTGTCCCATCAAAATCGGTGATTTTTGATGATAACAAAAGTTTTGTCATCATTTTCAAATCAAGGACTGATGTGAAAATTAGAGAAATCAAAGTACTGAAGCAGGTAGGAGATGTTACTTATATTGCAGATGGTCTGAAAGAAGGTGAAGAAGTGATTACCAATAACCAGCTTTTAATATACCGTTCTTTAAACAGCTAG
- a CDS encoding response regulator transcription factor codes for MNILLLEDDLILSAELCRFLESNNFNCDKIYDGETFLRQIKNNTYDLYLLDINVPKINGLDVCQTIRSFDKNTPIIIISAYGDISDKKDAFTRLADDYLVKPFQFEELLLRMNSLLRRKAPSDAADQDILRVDDLIINKTEQKVYRGGNEITLTLKEFQLLVYLAEAQGRTVSKQQITEHVWEHNFNTNTNTVEVYINFLRKKIDKDFKIKLIHTRSGFGYYLSPL; via the coding sequence ATGAATATTCTTTTATTAGAAGACGACCTCATTCTTTCTGCTGAACTTTGCCGATTTTTAGAATCCAATAATTTCAACTGTGATAAAATATATGATGGAGAAACATTTCTTCGTCAGATTAAAAATAATACATACGATCTGTATCTGCTCGATATCAACGTTCCGAAAATAAACGGGCTGGATGTATGCCAGACGATTCGTTCTTTTGATAAAAATACCCCGATCATTATTATTTCGGCCTATGGAGATATTTCAGATAAAAAAGATGCCTTTACGCGTCTAGCTGACGATTATCTTGTAAAACCTTTTCAGTTTGAAGAGCTGCTGTTAAGAATGAATTCACTGCTGAGAAGGAAAGCTCCTTCAGATGCCGCAGATCAGGATATTCTGAGGGTTGATGATCTTATTATCAATAAAACAGAGCAGAAGGTGTATCGTGGAGGAAATGAGATAACTCTTACGTTAAAAGAGTTTCAGCTATTGGTTTATCTTGCGGAAGCGCAGGGGAGGACCGTATCTAAACAGCAGATTACAGAACACGTTTGGGAGCATAACTTTAATACGAATACGAATACGGTAGAAGTTTATATCAATTTCTTAAGGAAGAAAATTGATAAAGATTTTAAAATAAAACTGATTCACACCCGCTCCGGCTTCGGATATTACTTAAGTCCATTATAA
- a CDS encoding ATP-binding protein — protein MSLKRKIALTISIAFSLLFGMVMAVIYLSFNDFRRDEFKERFRQRLEFTTHFISKSKDFEEEAPVFFNENSDNILLNEKILIFNEKKELIYSTIKDRNVTWDSAMLKELDRKKIIYTEKTVPEIYAALRNINGENYYILTSAFDTNGKSKLGYLKYLLIAAYAMSTLLIGFFSYYFVEKFLRPLEDLNKEISEVTAHKLTTQIPVQQSNDEISVLAKSFNTMIGRLDDVFQSQKDFTASASHEIRTPITRMAFQLENLIKFEEHSPKTLSSLQQIQRDVYQLSDLTNSLLLLTKFDKENIQTIYEEVRIDEVIFEAFEGVEKSYPDLKLDFLIREDISENAFLTIKGIQSLLVIVFINLFKNAAVYSDDTEVKVLIAETNEHLSVEVISHGDTISEEEQTKLFEAFTRGNNSQNISGSGLGLRIVKRILEYHDAEIIYSSPGDFMNQFTLTFKK, from the coding sequence ATGTCTTTAAAAAGAAAGATAGCTTTAACGATCAGTATCGCCTTTTCATTGCTTTTTGGAATGGTGATGGCGGTGATCTATTTATCTTTTAATGATTTTAGAAGGGATGAATTTAAGGAAAGGTTCAGGCAGAGGTTAGAATTTACCACTCATTTTATATCAAAGTCTAAAGATTTTGAGGAAGAAGCGCCTGTTTTTTTTAATGAAAATTCAGATAATATTCTTTTGAACGAGAAAATTTTAATTTTCAACGAAAAGAAAGAGCTTATCTATAGTACAATCAAAGATAGAAATGTTACCTGGGATAGTGCTATGCTAAAAGAGCTGGATAGGAAAAAAATTATTTATACTGAGAAGACCGTTCCGGAGATTTATGCGGCACTCCGAAATATTAATGGTGAGAACTATTACATTCTTACCAGTGCATTTGATACCAATGGAAAATCAAAGTTGGGATATCTGAAATATCTTTTGATTGCGGCTTATGCAATGAGTACGCTTCTTATTGGATTTTTCAGTTATTATTTTGTAGAAAAATTTCTCCGGCCTTTAGAGGACCTTAATAAGGAAATTTCGGAAGTTACGGCTCATAAACTTACCACACAGATTCCGGTTCAGCAGTCAAATGATGAGATCAGTGTGCTTGCAAAATCTTTTAATACAATGATCGGAAGGCTGGATGATGTATTCCAGTCGCAAAAAGATTTTACAGCAAGTGCTTCCCATGAGATCAGGACTCCTATTACAAGAATGGCTTTTCAACTGGAAAATCTTATTAAATTTGAAGAACACTCTCCTAAAACTCTGTCTTCATTACAGCAGATTCAGCGGGATGTATACCAGCTGTCTGATTTAACCAATTCATTATTACTGCTTACAAAGTTTGATAAAGAAAATATTCAGACTATTTATGAAGAAGTGAGGATTGATGAAGTGATTTTTGAGGCCTTTGAAGGAGTAGAAAAAAGTTATCCTGATCTTAAACTTGATTTTTTAATCAGGGAAGATATTTCCGAAAACGCCTTTTTGACAATAAAAGGAATTCAATCACTGTTGGTTATTGTTTTTATTAATTTGTTTAAAAATGCAGCTGTCTATTCTGATGATACTGAGGTAAAGGTTCTGATTGCAGAAACCAACGAACATCTTTCCGTAGAGGTCATTTCCCATGGAGATACGATTTCCGAAGAAGAACAAACCAAATTATTTGAAGCCTTCACCAGAGGAAATAATTCTCAGAATATCTCAGGATCCGGGCTTGGGCTTAGAATTGTTAAGAGAATTCTTGAATATCACGACGCAGAAATTATTTATTCTTCACCAGGCGACTTCATGAATCAGTTTACCCTTACTTTTAAAAAATAA